A region from the Branchiostoma lanceolatum isolate klBraLanc5 chromosome 2, klBraLanc5.hap2, whole genome shotgun sequence genome encodes:
- the LOC136427431 gene encoding kelch-like protein 29 isoform X2, giving the protein MAAARHGFLNTKPRRRMFSRGSSRSGSPASSGGSQVPSPSPHHKIPPLPDNNSEFDYFDDTHSSEILGLLNEQRLQNEFTDVVVCVDKHEFPCHRAVLAASSPYFNAMFSIEMRESKQDKIMLEEVQPEGIKLLVDFAYTGRAKITKANAQALLEAACMFQYTKMRDACGTFLEKNLDPSNVLAIVNLADALCCRDLHRKSMRYALQKFSAVARQEEMLSLSKEEIVNYLSHDNLEAQHEEAVFEAATRWLRHDFKSRKGYAAEVLSAVRFPFLRPTYLLSAVEGDSIIQNDKNCRGLVEEAKRFHLLQMEGRGLESPRTKPRSCVGSEVIFIVGSSDKVVSNLDDVRCYHPESKEWYMLPNLPSKYVMRSVVALNDDVYVSGGMLNGLSTDEVWKYSCRTGIWNKDSPMRQARDAHGSAVVEGSIYVVGGEASGAILNSVERFDPLTNRWEDVPPLVKAVFGCSVAAHRGKLYVIGGVANNGSNMQSHLIQCYSPETRIWTSIESPLVDNKAAPTAVLNDNIYIIGGFSSSCTVYEPGTNNIQRVADMHVPRALHGSAVEGNKVYAIGGLPDVGKSPHDTMECYDPATDTWEIQAALPKAIIVHGCCTIRMNIATLEDRKLPLKDGQANSQQNT; this is encoded by the exons ATGGCGGCTGCAAG gcACGGTTTCCTGAACACCAAGCCCAGAAGAAGGATGTTCAGTCGCGGCAGTAGTCGCAGCGGCAGCCCTGCCAGCAGTGGAGGGTCCCAGGttccctccccctcccctcacCACAAGATCCCTCCCCTTCCTGACAACAACAGTGAGTTCGACTACTTCGACGACACCCACTCCTCGGAGATCCTGGGCTTGCTGAATGAACAGCGCCTTCAGAACGAGTTCACGGACGTTGTGGTGTGCGTGGACAAGCACGAGTTCCCCTGCCACCGCGCGGTCCTGGCGGCGAGCAGCCCGTACTTCAACGCCATGTTCTCCATCGAGATGAGGGAGAGCAAACAGGACAAGATAATGCTGGAGGAAGTGCAGCCAGAGGGAATCAAACTTCTTGTAGACTTTGCTTACACGGGGAGGGCCAAGATCACCAAAGCCAATGCTCAGGCACTGCTGGAGGCAGCCTGCATGTTCCAGTATACCAAGATGCGGGATGCCTGCGGTACATTCTTGGAGAAAAACCTCGACCCCTCCAATGTGTTGGCCATCGTTAACTTGGCAGACGCTCTCTGTTGTCGGGACCTACACCGCAAGTCAATGCGGTACGCTCTACAGAAGTTTTCAGCCGTTGCAAGACAGGAAGAAATGCTGTCGCTGTCGAAGGAAGAGATCGTCAACTACTTGTCTCACGACAACCTCGAGGCCCAACACGAGGAGGCGGTGTTTGAGGCCGCCACACGCTGGCTCCGTCACGACTTCAAATCTCGCAAGGGCTACGCTGCAGAGGTGCTGTCTGCAGTCCGCTTTCCATTCCTCCGCCCCACGTACCTTCTGAGCGCCGTGGAAGGGGACTCCATCATACAGAACGACAAAAACTGCCGTGGCCTGGTGGAGGAAGCCAAAAGATTCCACTTGCTTCAGATGGAGGGGAGAGGGTTGGAGTCCCCGCGGACCAAGCCTCGTAGCTGTGTGGGGTCGGAGGTCATCTTCATCGTGGGGAGTTCAGACAAGGTGGTATCTAACCTGGACGATGTGCGATGTTACCATCCTGAGTCCAAAGAATGGTACATGCTTCCGAACCTTCCCAGCAAATATGTCATGAGAAGTGTGGTGGCTCTGAACGATGATGTCTATGTCAGTG GTGGTATGTTGAATGGACTGTCGACAGATGAGGTGTGGAAGTACTCCTGCCGTACTGGGATCTGGAATAAAGACTCTCCCATGCGTCAGGCCAGGGACGCACATGGCTCAGCTGTGGTGGAAGGCAGTATATATGTG GTTGGAGGGGAGGCGTCTGGTGCCATCCTCAACAGTGTAGAGAGGTTTGACCCATTGACCAACAGATGGGAGGATGTTCCTCCACTG GTGAAGGCAGTATTTGGTTGCTCGGTTGCCGCACACCGTGGGAAACTGTACGTGATTGGAGGAGTAGCCAACAACGGCAGCAACATGCAGTCCCACCTCATCCAGTGCTACTCACCGGAGACGCGGATCTGGACCTCCATAGAATCCCCGCTCGTAGACAACAAGGCCGCGCCGACGGCAGTCCTGAATGACAACATCTACATCATCGGGGGGTTCTCCAGTAGCTGTACGGTGTACGAACCGGGGACAAACAACATCCAGCGTGTGGCGGACATGCATGTTCCGCGTGCCTTACATGGGTCTGCTGTCGAAGGGAACAAGGTGTACGCCATCGGGGGGCTACCGGACGTGGGGAAATCTCCACACGACACGATGGAATGCTACGATCCTGCTACTGACACATGGGAAATACAAGCTGCACTCCCGAAGGCCATAATTGTCCACGGCTGCTGCACGATAAGGATGAACATTGCAACACTTGAGGACAGAAAACTGCCGTTAAAGGATGGACAGGCAAATTCCCAGCAGAATACATAG
- the LOC136427431 gene encoding kelch-like protein 29 isoform X1, with protein MYQDLRHGFLNTKPRRRMFSRGSSRSGSPASSGGSQVPSPSPHHKIPPLPDNNSEFDYFDDTHSSEILGLLNEQRLQNEFTDVVVCVDKHEFPCHRAVLAASSPYFNAMFSIEMRESKQDKIMLEEVQPEGIKLLVDFAYTGRAKITKANAQALLEAACMFQYTKMRDACGTFLEKNLDPSNVLAIVNLADALCCRDLHRKSMRYALQKFSAVARQEEMLSLSKEEIVNYLSHDNLEAQHEEAVFEAATRWLRHDFKSRKGYAAEVLSAVRFPFLRPTYLLSAVEGDSIIQNDKNCRGLVEEAKRFHLLQMEGRGLESPRTKPRSCVGSEVIFIVGSSDKVVSNLDDVRCYHPESKEWYMLPNLPSKYVMRSVVALNDDVYVSGGMLNGLSTDEVWKYSCRTGIWNKDSPMRQARDAHGSAVVEGSIYVVGGEASGAILNSVERFDPLTNRWEDVPPLVKAVFGCSVAAHRGKLYVIGGVANNGSNMQSHLIQCYSPETRIWTSIESPLVDNKAAPTAVLNDNIYIIGGFSSSCTVYEPGTNNIQRVADMHVPRALHGSAVEGNKVYAIGGLPDVGKSPHDTMECYDPATDTWEIQAALPKAIIVHGCCTIRMNIATLEDRKLPLKDGQANSQQNT; from the exons ATGTATCAAGATTTGAG gcACGGTTTCCTGAACACCAAGCCCAGAAGAAGGATGTTCAGTCGCGGCAGTAGTCGCAGCGGCAGCCCTGCCAGCAGTGGAGGGTCCCAGGttccctccccctcccctcacCACAAGATCCCTCCCCTTCCTGACAACAACAGTGAGTTCGACTACTTCGACGACACCCACTCCTCGGAGATCCTGGGCTTGCTGAATGAACAGCGCCTTCAGAACGAGTTCACGGACGTTGTGGTGTGCGTGGACAAGCACGAGTTCCCCTGCCACCGCGCGGTCCTGGCGGCGAGCAGCCCGTACTTCAACGCCATGTTCTCCATCGAGATGAGGGAGAGCAAACAGGACAAGATAATGCTGGAGGAAGTGCAGCCAGAGGGAATCAAACTTCTTGTAGACTTTGCTTACACGGGGAGGGCCAAGATCACCAAAGCCAATGCTCAGGCACTGCTGGAGGCAGCCTGCATGTTCCAGTATACCAAGATGCGGGATGCCTGCGGTACATTCTTGGAGAAAAACCTCGACCCCTCCAATGTGTTGGCCATCGTTAACTTGGCAGACGCTCTCTGTTGTCGGGACCTACACCGCAAGTCAATGCGGTACGCTCTACAGAAGTTTTCAGCCGTTGCAAGACAGGAAGAAATGCTGTCGCTGTCGAAGGAAGAGATCGTCAACTACTTGTCTCACGACAACCTCGAGGCCCAACACGAGGAGGCGGTGTTTGAGGCCGCCACACGCTGGCTCCGTCACGACTTCAAATCTCGCAAGGGCTACGCTGCAGAGGTGCTGTCTGCAGTCCGCTTTCCATTCCTCCGCCCCACGTACCTTCTGAGCGCCGTGGAAGGGGACTCCATCATACAGAACGACAAAAACTGCCGTGGCCTGGTGGAGGAAGCCAAAAGATTCCACTTGCTTCAGATGGAGGGGAGAGGGTTGGAGTCCCCGCGGACCAAGCCTCGTAGCTGTGTGGGGTCGGAGGTCATCTTCATCGTGGGGAGTTCAGACAAGGTGGTATCTAACCTGGACGATGTGCGATGTTACCATCCTGAGTCCAAAGAATGGTACATGCTTCCGAACCTTCCCAGCAAATATGTCATGAGAAGTGTGGTGGCTCTGAACGATGATGTCTATGTCAGTG GTGGTATGTTGAATGGACTGTCGACAGATGAGGTGTGGAAGTACTCCTGCCGTACTGGGATCTGGAATAAAGACTCTCCCATGCGTCAGGCCAGGGACGCACATGGCTCAGCTGTGGTGGAAGGCAGTATATATGTG GTTGGAGGGGAGGCGTCTGGTGCCATCCTCAACAGTGTAGAGAGGTTTGACCCATTGACCAACAGATGGGAGGATGTTCCTCCACTG GTGAAGGCAGTATTTGGTTGCTCGGTTGCCGCACACCGTGGGAAACTGTACGTGATTGGAGGAGTAGCCAACAACGGCAGCAACATGCAGTCCCACCTCATCCAGTGCTACTCACCGGAGACGCGGATCTGGACCTCCATAGAATCCCCGCTCGTAGACAACAAGGCCGCGCCGACGGCAGTCCTGAATGACAACATCTACATCATCGGGGGGTTCTCCAGTAGCTGTACGGTGTACGAACCGGGGACAAACAACATCCAGCGTGTGGCGGACATGCATGTTCCGCGTGCCTTACATGGGTCTGCTGTCGAAGGGAACAAGGTGTACGCCATCGGGGGGCTACCGGACGTGGGGAAATCTCCACACGACACGATGGAATGCTACGATCCTGCTACTGACACATGGGAAATACAAGCTGCACTCCCGAAGGCCATAATTGTCCACGGCTGCTGCACGATAAGGATGAACATTGCAACACTTGAGGACAGAAAACTGCCGTTAAAGGATGGACAGGCAAATTCCCAGCAGAATACATAG
- the LOC136427431 gene encoding kelch-like protein 29 isoform X3: MFSRGSSRSGSPASSGGSQVPSPSPHHKIPPLPDNNSEFDYFDDTHSSEILGLLNEQRLQNEFTDVVVCVDKHEFPCHRAVLAASSPYFNAMFSIEMRESKQDKIMLEEVQPEGIKLLVDFAYTGRAKITKANAQALLEAACMFQYTKMRDACGTFLEKNLDPSNVLAIVNLADALCCRDLHRKSMRYALQKFSAVARQEEMLSLSKEEIVNYLSHDNLEAQHEEAVFEAATRWLRHDFKSRKGYAAEVLSAVRFPFLRPTYLLSAVEGDSIIQNDKNCRGLVEEAKRFHLLQMEGRGLESPRTKPRSCVGSEVIFIVGSSDKVVSNLDDVRCYHPESKEWYMLPNLPSKYVMRSVVALNDDVYVSGGMLNGLSTDEVWKYSCRTGIWNKDSPMRQARDAHGSAVVEGSIYVVGGEASGAILNSVERFDPLTNRWEDVPPLVKAVFGCSVAAHRGKLYVIGGVANNGSNMQSHLIQCYSPETRIWTSIESPLVDNKAAPTAVLNDNIYIIGGFSSSCTVYEPGTNNIQRVADMHVPRALHGSAVEGNKVYAIGGLPDVGKSPHDTMECYDPATDTWEIQAALPKAIIVHGCCTIRMNIATLEDRKLPLKDGQANSQQNT; encoded by the exons ATGTTCAGTCGCGGCAGTAGTCGCAGCGGCAGCCCTGCCAGCAGTGGAGGGTCCCAGGttccctccccctcccctcacCACAAGATCCCTCCCCTTCCTGACAACAACAGTGAGTTCGACTACTTCGACGACACCCACTCCTCGGAGATCCTGGGCTTGCTGAATGAACAGCGCCTTCAGAACGAGTTCACGGACGTTGTGGTGTGCGTGGACAAGCACGAGTTCCCCTGCCACCGCGCGGTCCTGGCGGCGAGCAGCCCGTACTTCAACGCCATGTTCTCCATCGAGATGAGGGAGAGCAAACAGGACAAGATAATGCTGGAGGAAGTGCAGCCAGAGGGAATCAAACTTCTTGTAGACTTTGCTTACACGGGGAGGGCCAAGATCACCAAAGCCAATGCTCAGGCACTGCTGGAGGCAGCCTGCATGTTCCAGTATACCAAGATGCGGGATGCCTGCGGTACATTCTTGGAGAAAAACCTCGACCCCTCCAATGTGTTGGCCATCGTTAACTTGGCAGACGCTCTCTGTTGTCGGGACCTACACCGCAAGTCAATGCGGTACGCTCTACAGAAGTTTTCAGCCGTTGCAAGACAGGAAGAAATGCTGTCGCTGTCGAAGGAAGAGATCGTCAACTACTTGTCTCACGACAACCTCGAGGCCCAACACGAGGAGGCGGTGTTTGAGGCCGCCACACGCTGGCTCCGTCACGACTTCAAATCTCGCAAGGGCTACGCTGCAGAGGTGCTGTCTGCAGTCCGCTTTCCATTCCTCCGCCCCACGTACCTTCTGAGCGCCGTGGAAGGGGACTCCATCATACAGAACGACAAAAACTGCCGTGGCCTGGTGGAGGAAGCCAAAAGATTCCACTTGCTTCAGATGGAGGGGAGAGGGTTGGAGTCCCCGCGGACCAAGCCTCGTAGCTGTGTGGGGTCGGAGGTCATCTTCATCGTGGGGAGTTCAGACAAGGTGGTATCTAACCTGGACGATGTGCGATGTTACCATCCTGAGTCCAAAGAATGGTACATGCTTCCGAACCTTCCCAGCAAATATGTCATGAGAAGTGTGGTGGCTCTGAACGATGATGTCTATGTCAGTG GTGGTATGTTGAATGGACTGTCGACAGATGAGGTGTGGAAGTACTCCTGCCGTACTGGGATCTGGAATAAAGACTCTCCCATGCGTCAGGCCAGGGACGCACATGGCTCAGCTGTGGTGGAAGGCAGTATATATGTG GTTGGAGGGGAGGCGTCTGGTGCCATCCTCAACAGTGTAGAGAGGTTTGACCCATTGACCAACAGATGGGAGGATGTTCCTCCACTG GTGAAGGCAGTATTTGGTTGCTCGGTTGCCGCACACCGTGGGAAACTGTACGTGATTGGAGGAGTAGCCAACAACGGCAGCAACATGCAGTCCCACCTCATCCAGTGCTACTCACCGGAGACGCGGATCTGGACCTCCATAGAATCCCCGCTCGTAGACAACAAGGCCGCGCCGACGGCAGTCCTGAATGACAACATCTACATCATCGGGGGGTTCTCCAGTAGCTGTACGGTGTACGAACCGGGGACAAACAACATCCAGCGTGTGGCGGACATGCATGTTCCGCGTGCCTTACATGGGTCTGCTGTCGAAGGGAACAAGGTGTACGCCATCGGGGGGCTACCGGACGTGGGGAAATCTCCACACGACACGATGGAATGCTACGATCCTGCTACTGACACATGGGAAATACAAGCTGCACTCCCGAAGGCCATAATTGTCCACGGCTGCTGCACGATAAGGATGAACATTGCAACACTTGAGGACAGAAAACTGCCGTTAAAGGATGGACAGGCAAATTCCCAGCAGAATACATAG